A genomic stretch from Shewanella woodyi ATCC 51908 includes:
- a CDS encoding DUF2913 family protein, giving the protein MIISNIFQVFTDNAILHLYLELSDRGGFSTHEHRNQILVRFIKKSLKNQKYKIIRKELKRLLHVRGNTSISLESRLWDFKIVSDKSKSDLRHLYDLLEYLNLDLGLESRFFIDEPDEKFISMKQYEVENCFNKKGEQLTPISMTIETAKLDKVIDYISQKSPFTVEIASSSSKCFFIVIYLFLNNK; this is encoded by the coding sequence ATGATTATTAGTAATATTTTTCAAGTGTTTACGGATAATGCTATCTTACACTTATACTTAGAACTGTCTGATAGGGGTGGGTTCTCCACTCATGAACATCGGAATCAGATTTTAGTACGGTTTATTAAAAAATCCTTAAAAAATCAAAAGTATAAGATTATTAGAAAAGAACTGAAGCGTTTGTTACATGTAAGAGGGAATACCTCCATTTCTTTAGAGAGTAGGCTTTGGGACTTTAAAATTGTTAGTGATAAAAGTAAGTCAGACTTAAGGCATTTGTATGATCTTTTAGAGTATCTAAACCTAGATTTAGGTTTAGAGTCTCGGTTTTTTATCGATGAGCCCGATGAGAAATTTATCAGTATGAAACAATATGAAGTAGAAAACTGTTTCAATAAGAAAGGAGAACAATTAACCCCGATTTCAATGACTATCGAAACTGCAAAGCTGGATAAAGTGATTGACTATATAAGTCAAAAATCACCTTTTACAGTCGAAATTGCTTCTAGTTCCAGTAAGTGCTTTTTTATAGTCATATATCTGTTTTTAAATAATAAATAA